One Elaeis guineensis isolate ETL-2024a chromosome 10, EG11, whole genome shotgun sequence genomic window carries:
- the LOC105034927 gene encoding protein IQ-DOMAIN 3: MEEEKDRRKKMGMKRKWCVSIKKIFTAESKVKKDQKFKRKRNWICGKFADSDRFDSGSAREGPPPPPPPPPLVENGQNNHAYSVALASAVAAEAAAVAAQAAAEVARLTASSSIAGGSREGIAAIKIQTAFRGYMARRRLRALRGFVRLKSLVEGNAVKRQAGNTLRCMQTWARVQSQIRSRRIRMIEENQALQRQLQLIRERELERSKLGEEWDDSLQSKEQIEANLLNKQEAAIRRERALAYAYSHQWKSSSRSVTPTFTDPHNPHWGWSWLERWMAARPWENRSMSEKDLNDHASVKSACHSITGDANNAFARRNSILERTPPPLQKSGRSSRQSPSTPASKPSSVAGKLKSVSPKNGWAHIEDDSRSMHSLHSERAPRRQSVPGSSIRDDESLVSTPAMPSYMASTESARAKSRFQSPSTMCDGVETPEKGPMRSAMKRLSFAETNKQSVSSPGGVRRHSGPPRLNIASLKDVGVVSEQDMSNGASS; encoded by the exons atggaggaggagaaggataggaggaagaagatgggGATGAAGCGGAAGTGGTGTGTTTCCATCAAGAAAATTTTCACCGCTGAATCCAAGGTGAAGAAAGACCAG AAGTTCAAACGGAAGAGGAATTGGATATGTGGGAAATTCGCGGATTCTGATCGGTTCGACTCTGGGTCTGCTCGGGAGGGACCTCCACCGCCACCTCCTCCTCCGCCACTGGTGGAGAATGGACAGAACAACCATGCCTACTCTGTGGCGCTGGCATCTGCAGTTGCGGCGGAGGCTGCCGCCGTGGCAGCTCAGGCTGCtgcggaggttgctcgcctcacTGCGTCATCAAGCATTGCTGGTGGATCAAGGGAAGGGATTGCGGCGATTAAGATTCAGACAGCTTTCCGAGGATACATG GCAAGGAGAAGATTGCGAGCCTTGAGAGGATTCGTTAGATTGAAGTCATTGGTTGAAGGAAATGCTGTCAAGCGTCAAGCTGGAAACACTTTGCGTTGCATGCAGACATGGGCAAGAGTGCAATCACAGATCCGTTCAAGGAGGATCAGAATGATAGAGGAAAATCAGGCTCTTCAGAGGCAGCTGCAGCTCATACGTGAAAGggaacttgaaagatcaaag TTGGGAGAGGAATGGGATGACAGTCTTCAGTCCAAAGAGCAAATTGAAGCAAATTTATTAAACAAGCAAGAAGCTGCtatcagaagagaaagggcactTGCTTATGCATATTCTCATCAG TGGAAGAGCTCATCACGATCAGTGACTCCAACATTCACAGACCCCCACAATCCGCACTGGGGTTGGAGCTGGTTGGAGCGCTGGATGGCAGCAAGGCCATGGGAGAACCGCAGCATGTCGGAAAAAGATCTGAATGACCATGCCTCAGTGAAGAGTGCCTGCCACAGCATCACAGGGGACGCAAACAATGCCTTCGCTCGTCGAAACAGCATCTTGGAGCGAACCCCGCCCCCACTGCAGAAATCGGGCCGCTCCAGCCGCCAGTCACCCTCAACTCCCGCATCCAAGCCATCATCAGTGGCAGGGAAGCTGAAATCGGTGAGCCCAAAAAATGGTTGGGCCCACATAGAGGATGATTCGAGGAGCATGCACAGTTTGCACTCAGAGCGGGCACCCAGAAGGCAGAGTGTTCCGGGTTCATCAATAAGAGATGACGAGAGCCTAGTAAGTACTCCGGCCATGCCTAGCTACATGGCATCCACAGAATCAGCGAGGGCAAAATCCCGTTTCCAGAGCCCATCAACAATGTGCGATGGTGTTGAGACACCAGAGAAGGGACCCATGAGATCGGCAATGAAGCGCTTGTCTTTTGCAGAGACAAATAAGCAGAGTGTGTCGTCCCCAGGAGGTGTGAGACGCCACTCTGGTCCTCCAAGGCTAAATATTGCCTCATTGAAGGATGTAGGTGTCGTCTCTGAGCAGGATATGAGCAATGGAGCAAGCAGTTAG